The genomic stretch TGGCCGCCGCGCCTACCTGGAGCGGCAAGCGGGAAGAGCGGTGGGGAGCTCGGCATTTTGATCCGGTTTTCCGCGCGCTTCATCCGCCCGCTGCGATCTCTGGAAGGTTAGTTAGTTTCTCGCAGCTCCGATTTTTGTGGTGCCAGCACGCGAGATTTTTCTTTTGGTGTGGGGGGTTCTTCTTCCAGGACTTCACCAGGTGTTTAGTGCTCTGCGTACCAGCTAGTTCTTGCCTTCTTGGGCGGTGAGTGGGTTTGATCGATTTTTTCCTCTCAAAAGGCAAGTTCTTTAGACGAGGATTCATCGTTCCTTCGCGATCTTGTTGTTGCTTGGCTGTCCTGGTTTCCACCTTTGTGCTCCGGATTGGTTTCCTTGGGGTAAACGCGTTTACACTCCTCGCTTTTCGATGCCATTGATGCGCAACTCCATTCGAGGTTTGCATTTGCGTTTGGTTCGTGCTTTCGATCGGCGCAAGTAGTATTATTTTTCCTCTTTTCGATGGATTGATTGAAATATTCTCGATTTTTCCTCTTTTCGATGGATTGGTTGAAATATTCTCGATTTTTCCTCTTTTCGATGGATTGGTTGAAATATTCTCGATTTGCCTGTCGATTTTACATTGAGGTGAGACATGTCTCAGGCTTTTAAAGAAGCCGCAATCTTTTTCACTTTTTTGTTCTTATGGAAAGAATAAAAGTCTTGATCTCTGAACTGAATGCTACTTTTGTAGTATAAGAAGATGTTCTTCGTTTGTGCATTTATATTCTTCTCAAGCATTTACTGCTAAAATTGCTCATTGTTTGATATGGCGTCCCATGAAAAGTCACGGATAGACTTGACAACGATAGACGATAGATCTATGTACGCAGTCTGGCGATTGGTCAATTGCAGGCTAATTCAACAGTGTTGGACGTCGTCGTGCTTGGTCCGGTCATCCTCATACTGTTGCAGTTTCTCATGGTTCAACGCgtatttttgtaaaaaaaaaaacgtgCGCCTGCACCCCGTTTCACACCTGATTTTCGGGACCCCCAATTGACattagaaagagtcaaaagccCGTAATTTTGAAATTATTGGTGTCTATTATTTGAATCTTGTATTGGATACTTGCTATGGTTGAACAAGCCCCTTTTTTCTAGTGCAATCATTGCTAATATAATAGTGGGCAGTGGCCATTGCTCAACTAGTTCTGTTTACAATTTTGTTTCCCTGTTGCTGTATTTTAGGATTCTTGGGAGGTCCTGTGTGTGACTACTGGATCCTCCACCAAGCTTCAAGTTCCAGGATCCATTCCTCTGTATTGAGCAAGCTCTACACCTCTGTAGATTATCAGCCTGATTCACAACTTGCTGCAAGAATTCGACTGCAGATGGACCAAGGAAGCGCGGCTGACGCCATTCCTGGTTTGAGGGCTTCTGTTGGTGTTTCGAGCTAGCTTACTCATTTTTTCCTCCTCAAAGTTCCAATTCAACATGTGGTTTCTATGGATCCAGACATCCAAAGTTGGAATCTGATCACTCAAGTCAGCGCTTCTTAGCTTCCTTATTTGCCATTATGGAGGAGCAGAACTCATGGCTTAGGACCAAGTTCTCCCATACTGTCTACACTAGAGTGGATCCTCGAAGAGTAGCTGTTGCTCCAGTTGGCAAAGATATGGTGCTACCTTTTGCTCCGCTTAGCAAGGATGTTGAGCGGAAACTGCAGAAATTTGTCAATATGAAGAAGTCTGTATCAATGCCTGTTGATCGAGATGATGAAGATACAGGGACTGCATTCAAGCACTGCGCTAGCTTGCCACTAGTCCGATCCCCACTTCAGCTTGATAGGGACAAGGTCAACAAGCCCAAGAGGTCGAGTTTGGAGATTCCTTCAAGCCCCCCAATGAACTCAGAGAGTTGCAAGACTCCAAAAGCAAGGAGCCTGGTCAAGAGCCCGAGTTCGATGATGCTCCTAAGTTACTTGAACAAGGCACCCTCAAATCAAGGCTATAGTCCGCAAAAGGCTTATGGACCTCAGCCCAAACCGAGATCAAAGTCCCCCCTTCCTAGTATTGTACCTTCTGGGGTTTTCAAGGAAGCAAAGTCTAGCAGCCAGAGGTTTGCGAGCCCTCCTCCACAGCGAAGAGGATCTGAAAAGAGTATATATGGCAAATCATTTGGTAGGCAGGTCTCTGATATGGGTCAAAGTCCTGATTGGTGCTCAACTCCAGTGGTATCTGGTAAGCACAAGTCTCAAAAGGACAATGCTTGGACAAGGAAATACAGTGGTGGAAGGAGGGTTAGTGCAGTGAACCCTGCTGATGATCGAAGAGCACAGTTGGTTAGAATGAACCAGGCGGTGCAGACGACAGTTGATTGGACCCTTGTTCCATCCAAGCTGCTCGTTGGGCACAGGTTTGCTAGTGGAGCGTATAGCCGGCTGTACAAGGGGTTCTATGATGATAAGCCAGTTGCAATTAAATTTATCCGCCAACCTGATGATGACGACAATGGGAAGATGGCAGCAAAGCTTGAGAAGCAGTATAACAGTGAGATCAATTCATTGTCTCACCTGTACCACAAGAATGTGATCAAGGTAACAGTTAACAAGAATGTGATAAATTTTGCCAATCACTTGCTCTTTAGTCTTATTTCTCCTGCTAAATGGTTATATACAAGTGCATGTGCTAATTTTACATTAGACTCTCATAACcattttattgagatcagttTAAATTAGTGCTACTGATTATGGCTTGTGAAGTTGCCCCCACTATTTTTATTTTAGAAACAAATTAAGCTGGTGTTACCACTCTTAGGAACACTGGAACTACTGTGCTAGTGTACTCTACTGCTCAGAGTATTTATCAATATATGTTTGTCTTTGTATGGATTGTTTGTAATGAGTTGATCTCACCAATTACGCATCATGCATTTCAACTGTATGTAGTGTTGATTGCTTTGTAATGCAACCACCCTTCTCTGATCAATTTTCTGCAAATGCAGCTTGTAGCAGCCTATAAATGCCCACCAGTTTTTTATATTATTACCGAGTTCCTTCCTGGAGGCTCATTAAGGTCATACCTAAATAATACAGAGAACCACCCCATCCCTCTGGAGAAAACTATATCCATTGCTCTCGATGTTGCCCGTGGTTTGGAGTACATACATTCTCAAGGGATTGTTCACCGTGACGTTAAGCCCGAGAACATTCTCTTTGACGAGGACTTCTGTGTGAAAATTGCTGATTTTGGTATTGCCTGTGAGGAGACTTTATGCGACATGCTTGTGGAGGATGAAGGCACTTACAGGTGGATGGCACCTGAGATGATCAAGCAAAAGGCATACAACCGAAAGGTGGATGTCTACAGCTTCGGACTGCTCATGTGGGAAATGGTGTCTGGTAGAATTCCTTACGAGAACCTGACCCCTTTCCAGGTGGCTTATGCAGTAGCCAACAGGGTAATGATTTCTTTCTTGCTTCCATTACAAACAaaatgaatttctttgcacagtGACTGTCAAGGTGAATATATCTCTTACATGATTGATTTTTTCCAGAACTTGAGGCCAACAATTTCTCCAGAATGTCCATCGGCCCTCAGACCCCTGATTGAGCAGTGCTGCGCCTTGCAGCCTGACAAGAGGCCCGACTTCTGGCAGATTGTGAAAGTCCTGGAACAGTTCCACTCCATTGTCTCACAGGGTGGCTGCCTTGAAACACCAAAGAGCGGCACCTGCCAGGACCCCAAGAAGCGGCTCATGCAGTGGATTCAGAAACTGAAACCGACGCATAGCACCTGAGTAACCAAAGCTCTCATAGTTATAGCATCGTTGCAGCCGTAGTTTTTGTCAGGTTGGGTATGCTCAGTAGTTTAGACCTGTTAAGGATCCTTGATTCAAGGAACCAGTATTCTAAGGATGCTCGTAGCTGTTTATCTGCTGATCTGCAATATAGATCTCACAGTAGCTGTACATGGTTATGCTTTTGTAATTTTCTTCTCCCTTGTTAAATTTACCTCCAGGTTATTCTCATGATAACATAGCATGTGCCCCTCACTCGTTGAGGTGAAATATAAAATGGCAAAAGGAAAAGCATATGCAGAGTTGACTCTTGAGGCCGTCTTTTGGGAAAGGGCGTATGCTAATACAATTATTGCGCCCTTCTATTATTAGCAGCTGCCCCTGCCGTGCTTATTGTCATGATGCTGATATCTGAGACAGCAACATCAGATGGCTGCTTTACTAAATCTCCATTATCCTTGAGGTCACAAATTATAGTATTTTCACCATGTTATGTCGACAGTTTCATTCTGTGTTGAGAGGTGTTTCTGAAACCGGTTTCGTATCCATTGGTTTGCAGCATAGTCTGTCTTTGGTGAAAACTTTGGGTTAATTCTAGGTCCAGTTTGCTGCATTCACCATGAATATACgccttgtttggatgcaaaGTAACTTTAGAGTTTTGCAACAAATACAATAATGGTTTTGGTTGTGGAGCGTCATGAAGTGTTCGGATTGGACAAACTTTataattttgaaaactaaacagtaGTCTTttgagagtgttaaaaactCTGCTGtacatctcttttttttttaaaaaaaaaaaagaaaactatggTTTTGCATGTCTCTTGCTTGTCAAATACTAGAATTTCTCAAAACCTTGACATCCAAACAGCCTGTCGACAAAAAAGCAGAAACTGAGTCCAAAACCTGAGCATTGCTCTCTGGCAGTACACCATTTCAGAGTTGAAGGAGAGAATGCATGGCATGGGTCATTCAGTAGTCTCACAAACATGCCAACATGTTTTCTGATTCTGAACTTGGTTAACACTAACAGGATGTCCCCTTGTTTTTATGTGTGTATTTGTTATATGATGAAGAGGTGAGCTACGATCATCTCCAGTCCACTACATGAGCACAAATCGGCTGGTGTTCTTTTTTCctgtacacacacacacacacatgacaTGACACATGATGCATGTCGACTATTACTTGCACTGCCTGTTGGGGAAGGCCTCGGACCTGACGATCCTGTCGATGAGCCTCCCGAAGCGCTCGGCTCCGGGGCCAGGCCTGAGCACCCAGTCGTTGTCCACGGCCGCGCACGTGGCGTCGGCGCCGCACCAGCCGCCGGGCACGAACGCCACCTCTCCTGCCGTACTAGTGCCGTTGGCGGGGCGCGGGCGCGCGAGGAGTCCGTCGTCAATGGCGTCGAGCACGGGGTCGTCCCTCGGGAACTTCCTGGCGAAGGGCGCGCCACTGGCGAGCATGGCGGGCATGTCGGCGAGCGCGAGCGCGTGCGGGTGCTGTTTCGGCGGCACGTCCCACTGGATGTGGTGGAGGTCGTGGTTGGCGACGCTGGGCACGAAGCGCGGCGCGTTGCAGAGCAGCGTCTGGAAGTAGCCCTCTGGGGAGGAGACGAAGTTGGCGTAGTACATGAGCAGGGTGCGCGGCAGGTTGTCCCACCCCCACACAGTGTACTCCACGAAGTCCCGCGTCAGCGCCACCCAGGCCGAGCCCGTGAAGAGCTTGAACGCCGTCGGTAGTGCCCGCTTCGGCGTCACCCAAAACAGGTCCTCCTTCTTGGAGCCGTATAGCCCTGGGTCCACGATCATAGGCCGACCCCGCTGCCACCTGCAACCATGAAGCATGGCAGTCAGCTTCAGCTACCCCTTTTGCATTTTTGAGCTGCAGATGCATGCAGAGATCAATTAAGCTACTCACTCCTTCCAGCCTAAGTTACCCGTGTGCTCGATGAAGTTGACGTTCCTTGGCACCGTCGAGAATACGTGCAGAATGTCTGCCATTAGTCAATTCAACATTCAATCCGTTGGTAATTAAAGATATCGTCAATGAAGCTTTTTGTTGTATGTATAAAAATAGTGCAAATTGTGTGTACTCGATCACGCGGGCATGGAGAGGAAGACGACGACGAGGCAAACGACATGatgatcaaaaaaaaaaattcatatgTACACGTATGTGTATACGACTATATACGTACCGTCCTGCGTCATGAGCGGGTAATCGGAGGCGGAGAGGTTGATGAACCAGTCCcaggcgccgccgcggcggaggaGGATGGCGCAGGCGTGCAGCGTGTTGGCCACCATGGTGGGCCCACGGTAGGTGACCATGTTGGCGCGGCGGACGACGTGGACGTTGCCGGTGCGGCGGAAGACGGTGGAGTTGGCGACGCGGGCCGCCAGCTCCAGGCGCTCCGCCACGGGGGCCTCGCGGTCCAGGTGCACCACGTACTGGTTGCGCGGGTGGTACAGCGCGTGCAGCGCGCGCCACAGCCGGTCCAGGTCGCCCTTGGAGCCGGAGATGAGGTAGGCCAGCCGGGGCACGCCGGAGCCGGGCGGGGGAGCCGTGTCGTTGGCCGCGGCTGTTGCCTGCGGCCGGGCACGCTCCCCCTCCACGAAGTCGGCGGCGCGGGTGGCGGgcaggaaggagaagaaggacgacgacgaggagatgtaggacgacgaggaggacgtCACGGCGAGCGCGACggccaggaacagcagcaggctCAGCGCGGCCGACAGCGCCCACCGGCTGTCCACCAGCCACGCCGCGCTGCTCGGCAGCAGTTTCATCGGGGACGCCGCTGCTcctgctccgccgccgccgccgcgcggggTCTTGGCTGACGGGGAGTAATGATGGTCATGCTCGCCACCGCCGCGGGGGGAAACCGACTTGGCCGACCTCGGCGAGTGCTGGTCGCCGCGGCCGCCGTTGCCGTGCATGGCGCCCAACGACGATCTGCCGCCGCTCGGTGCAAGGCAAGGCGATCCACCAGCAGGCAGCAGGTAGCGACCGCCGTCAACGGATCAACCGCACGCGATCGATGTGTTGGGTCGACGACGGACGGACACTACAGCGCctgcggccgccgccgctgctgcgtGTCTCACGCCCGCGCGTgctggacgacgacgacgacgacggttcTTACCGGCGATCGACGAACGGCAATGAGTTTGGCAGCTGCTTTATGCAATCGTCGTCGGGATCGGACGAGGGTGGACGACGACACAACCGGAGATCGAATTCTTGGGGCCGCCGGGCGGGGCAGCAAGAGATTTGGAATTATTTTTTGGGTGTGCGAGGGATTTGGATGGGGCGAAAGAGGGCTGGTTACGTGCTGGCAAACAAATTAAAAGAGATTAGGATGGGATCAAACCACGACGACGACGCTGATGCAACCCGAAAGACCTTTGCAAGCAAGACCTGGTGTGTATTTTAACACACCACATGTACACAGCAATTGCGATCGGAAAACTACTGCCTTCCTGTTGACCAGTAGACAATAAATCCGAGACCGCTTCAACGGATGAACAGCCCGGACACCCACCAACTGATCGGCCTGGAGATTGACAGAGAACAACAGACAGGTGCAGGCAATTACTCTGATCAACGCTACCTCATCAGCTTGACCAGAGATGCATGCCAGGATTTGATCCAGTCTAggagcgaggaggaggaggaggacgacgacgaggaagacGATGATAGATGTGGCGTGGAGAGACGAGCAGGTTTCTCGGAGAAACGGTTGCTGGTTGCAGGGATAGATGTCGCAAGGGCAAGCACGCGATATATAGGTGGTaggcttctctctctctctctctgtatgGGATCGAGAGGATAAACAAATGGAGTGGCCAACGCCCCCGGCAACGCGGCGAGCTGTAACGTCCCCGGCGACCCTCCGGTGACGCCCCGCCCCGTCGCTCTCGTGCTCCATCTCTCTCTCCCGTACGCTACGCAACGCACCACCGCCATGCATGCACACCACGCACACCGTACCGTACCCTGCGTTCCCTCTTTCAACGCAGGCACACATTATTCTTGTTGCATCTGTCAGCATCATCAACATCTGTATAGTACTACTAGTATATCATCATTGCGAGACCAGTTTTCAGTACGTCCCTTGGTTGTGACACCAGaacaaaagataaaaataatgaTTAATAATGAATAAACAGACGGATTAGCTAGCTAGATTGCCTGTTGTGTGAGGCATATTAAAGATTTGCTTTGGCTTGTGCCTCATTTGACCTCAATGATGATGGAATATATTTGTTTGTCGTCATTATTGGTGTGCTAAGAAACTGAACAGCCTTCCTCATTGTTTATTCTATGCCTTTTTTTCAGGCACTGCTTATTCGATCTATGCCTTTTTTTTAGGGCACTGCTTATTCTATGCCTGAGAAAGATCTGAATGCCtagaggccttgtttacatcaccccaaaatccaaaaacttttcaagatttctcgtcacatcgaatcttgcagcaaatgcatggagcactaaatatagacgaaaacaaaaactaattgcacagtttgtatgtaatttacgagacaaatcttttgagcctacttaatctatagttggataataattgtcaagttcaaacgaaagtgctataatatcaATTTTTGGAACTACACAAGGCCGAGCCTGACATAACCATGAACTcaataagctcaaaagattcgtctggcaaattacagacaaattatataattagttatttttttgtctatttataatgttttatgcatgcgtctaaaactTTGATGTGACAACaagtcttgaaatttttttggaaagctAGGTTTCGATCCTGATCCACGACCAATTTCGAAGTACTAGTTGCTACTCCCAATATAGTGCATTCTAGCATTTAAAATTCATCCTCAAATATAATAAATTCAAGAGGACAAAAACCAATTAGGTTAAACACTTTTTATTTATCAACCAATTATTATTAATCACGTTGATGATATCGTTTGATCAGAAAAAAATAAGGATACATGTGTTTTTTATGTTCGcttttaatttatcttaaaattcctagaaaacAATATATTGCAGGATAGAGGGATTAGCTTACAAGGATCTCTCGCTCTATGCCCTATCTATATTTTTACCTATATAATCTATAATAATCtacaatctatatctatatttataatttataacgACAATCTATAATCTATATCTATCAttaatatctatatctataccaaATATTAAAGAAATAATTTTTTTGTCATCTCTAAATTTTCGTCGAGCCCATTGAAAGTGTTCTATACGCATCCAATCTGGGATCGGTATACGTTTCTCTGTTTTCGTCtctaaattttcttttcttctcccgCTCGTAGGTGTTCCGTACGCATCAGGTCTCAAGGAAAGTGTACCTCCTACTCGTGGTCTCGTGGATACGATTTTTTTTCGTGAGCATATCCCATAACACAtatttcattaagcagaagTAGAGTTTGACATGTTACAACATGTCCAAGTAATCCATAGATTACAGTGGAGGATGGAAGCCAACACGACCTAAATAAACCTAACTGAAGTTACATTACATGAGAGTTATGCAACCAAAAGGGCAGGTGCCAACAAGATTAGCAAGTCCTCCTTGGACAAATCCTCAAACTCCGACACATCAAACTTCATTAGCTCACGAAGTGTGGCCCTTTTTTCAGAATCGAGCAGGCCCCAAAAAGAACACCGAAGGTCGGCCACTACCTGGTTATCCGACGACTGTGAGGCGGTGGGTTCCCACTTGGACACTGGCACCTTCTGCACTTGAAGGGTGGCATTAGGGGGCCCGAGAGGCACACTTTGAGCGGGGCAGAGACGCGCCTGGTAAACTCCCCATCGAGGGCCAAGGGAGAAGTCGACAAAGGGGCAGGTGGCCAATCCTCAGCATCCACCCCTGACGAATGGGTGTCTGCCAAAGCCTGAACCTCTAAAAGGCCTGCAGGCAGGGGTAGACGGGTGCCCAAGCACTGAAGCACCCGCCAATCAATTGATGACAAGCAAGGCAGCAAGCTCATCGAGCATTGGGTCAACCCAAACAGGAGGCCCAATGCCCTCGCACAGTGCCACCGGTAGCAAGCGACAGTAGAAGCGACGTTGTTTGTTACAGCAACATTGATCTCCCTCGGTAGCTTGCTTCAGCGCCGACGGTGTCGACAACGAGAGCCATTGGTGCCCCCCACAGCCACCTGTGCGGCTCCGCCAAATGGCTCATGCAAGGAGGGCCATAAGCCGCCGCCACCCCCTGCCTCCGACGCTGTCACCGCGGCCCGCCTGGGCCACTTCAAGCCTCTAGCGAGGTGACGGTAGCCGTGACAGCGCAGACAACGCTGTGGCAACCGGCAGGTCGCTACTCTAAATGAGTAGGAAAGGCAATTGAAATATCTGCTGTGTAGCTCCACTGGAATCTTCCGAACCTACGGAAGTTGTTTCTCGGTCAGAGCGGCCATAGGTCGTGACTCTTGCTGTTGGAGAATATCACGCCAACCATCAGTATTGGGGGTGGAGACCTGTCCACGACGTCCATGGATGAGGACGTGGCCCTCCATGGGCCGAGTAGGAAGGCCCGTGACTTTTTTGTCCCAAGTTGTCCTTGTCATGTTTGCTAGTAATATTAACTAGTAAATATACTCGTGCATTGCAACAAAACATATAGTTTGTTGTGTGATTATGTGGATGACTTGCGGCTTAGATATTTAATTAGCAATCATATCATGTGTTACAATTTGGCTGGAAATCAAACTTTGTACTGTTCTAGACACGTGTTGCTCTAGCTCGTATGGGTACCAGAGGTTTAGATATTTGTCAATGGTCATGTCATGCGTTCAATTTCGGCTTAGGATCGTGGTCCACATCATGCCTAAACACTTCATATACCCATTGGAGTACTCCCTCTGCTCCAAATGATAAGTCACCTTGACTTTTTAAGTACACCAATTTTATTATGCATCTAGATATGTGGTAAATCATAGAAACACTTTTTATTTCAATTCGTTTCGAAATTGGACTTAGGCCGTGCTTGGATGAGTAGTGCTCTTTGTGCATACACGCATGGGAGAGAATGAGTCTGATCCTTCTTAGCTCATTAAAAAAGATTACACCAGAATTCAGAAACGTAGTGCTGATGTATTTGTTTCAGCTTCCTGAAAAGTGTTTGtaccaacaaaaaaaaatataatataatatcaaCCAAACGGGTGGAATATGAAGCTGCTTTTTCAAAGGCTGCTGCTTTCATTCATGTAGGGTATAATTTGCGCAGCACTTGAACTCTGCTTTCGATTTTCTGCTTTCCAAATGTATAACTGTTTTATAAACAGCTTACAATTTTTCAGAATCACGTACTAGTGGCATACGGGTAGACGCACGTGTCTGTCACCGTACCTGGTCTACTGGCGCCAGACCACCAGTGAGGAAAAAACGAGCAGGCTGACCTC from Sorghum bicolor cultivar BTx623 chromosome 3, Sorghum_bicolor_NCBIv3, whole genome shotgun sequence encodes the following:
- the LOC8080514 gene encoding probable serine/threonine-protein kinase DDB_G0267514; the encoded protein is MEEQNSWLRTKFSHTVYTRVDPRRVAVAPVGKDMVLPFAPLSKDVERKLQKFVNMKKSVSMPVDRDDEDTGTAFKHCASLPLVRSPLQLDRDKVNKPKRSSLEIPSSPPMNSESCKTPKARSLVKSPSSMMLLSYLNKAPSNQGYSPQKAYGPQPKPRSKSPLPSIVPSGVFKEAKSSSQRFASPPPQRRGSEKSIYGKSFGRQVSDMGQSPDWCSTPVVSGKHKSQKDNAWTRKYSGGRRVSAVNPADDRRAQLVRMNQAVQTTVDWTLVPSKLLVGHRFASGAYSRLYKGFYDDKPVAIKFIRQPDDDDNGKMAAKLEKQYNSEINSLSHLYHKNVIKLVAAYKCPPVFYIITEFLPGGSLRSYLNNTENHPIPLEKTISIALDVARGLEYIHSQGIVHRDVKPENILFDEDFCVKIADFGIACEETLCDMLVEDEGTYRWMAPEMIKQKAYNRKVDVYSFGLLMWEMVSGRIPYENLTPFQVAYAVANRNLRPTISPECPSALRPLIEQCCALQPDKRPDFWQIVKVLEQFHSIVSQGGCLETPKSGTCQDPKKRLMQWIQKLKPTHST
- the LOC8080515 gene encoding beta-glucuronosyltransferase GlcAT14B, with translation MHGNGGRGDQHSPRSAKSVSPRGGGEHDHHYSPSAKTPRGGGGGAGAAASPMKLLPSSAAWLVDSRWALSAALSLLLFLAVALAVTSSSSSYISSSSSFFSFLPATRAADFVEGERARPQATAAANDTAPPPGSGVPRLAYLISGSKGDLDRLWRALHALYHPRNQYVVHLDREAPVAERLELAARVANSTVFRRTGNVHVVRRANMVTYRGPTMVANTLHACAILLRRGGAWDWFINLSASDYPLMTQDDILHVFSTVPRNVNFIEHTGNLGWKEWQRGRPMIVDPGLYGSKKEDLFWVTPKRALPTAFKLFTGSAWVALTRDFVEYTVWGWDNLPRTLLMYYANFVSSPEGYFQTLLCNAPRFVPSVANHDLHHIQWDVPPKQHPHALALADMPAMLASGAPFARKFPRDDPVLDAIDDGLLARPRPANGTSTAGEVAFVPGGWCGADATCAAVDNDWVLRPGPGAERFGRLIDRIVRSEAFPNRQCK